The following nucleotide sequence is from Cydia pomonella isolate Wapato2018A chromosome 6, ilCydPomo1, whole genome shotgun sequence.
GGTGATGTGCTTGCAGAGGAGCACGGCGAACTCCTTTTTCATATGTAACAGCTCCCTGATGGTAGTCAGGTCAAGCATGACAAAAGCCTCTCCGTCTATTTCTTCCTCTCTCATCTTGTCAGCTAAAACTTTGCAGTCGTCAGTACTGCTTAAGTAAGCGTATACATCGTCGACGCTCCAATCCAATGGGTTCGGCGACAACTTCAATTTCCCTTTGATCCAGGATGCCGCAGTATTTTTCTCGAACATTTTATTATCAGACGGCAAAGGATCATAGGTCGTGAACTTGAGCTTCTTAAGTTCCGGTTCCTCCGAATCGGAGACGTCTGATATGTTCTTGGCATCGCGAGAATTGGAGCTGGTGTCGTTGCTTTCGTTTTCCGAGTCGCTGTCTTGTTGCTTCTTGTTGGCGCTGCTGCTATAGATTGTCTCGACGTCTTTTTTGTTCCAGTGAGATTCCTTCATCTGTTGAGCGAAGTTGGGGAGCTTCGCGCCTCTTGTTTTCATTTCGAGTTTGGGGTAATTGTTCTTGGATTCTCGTTTTCTTCGCTGGGTGCGCTTGTAGTCGCTGTCGGGCGAGTTGGGCCTGGTGCCGGACTCGGAGGGCGGCGTGGAGCCCGCGCTGTGTTCGTCTCCTACGGATTCTCCGTCCTTGTTGCTTTCAGTTTCTTGAGGTCGTTGCTCCTTTTCCTTCTTTTCTGGGGCTggctttttcttcttcttccttccgTTTAGGCTGCCCTTGGGTCTGCCCCGGCGCTCGGTACcgttatctaaaaaaaaacattaagtcGATTTAAATACAGCATCGACCAATGGAACTGACCCTCAACGACTCGTTTGAGTATCTCCTTCTATCCTTGCCTACTCTCATTCCTTTAGTCGAGTTGGGGTTGGCTACCTCATCCCACATATTTGCGATGCAATTATCATTAGGCGCTACGTCTGTCGCAAGGATAAAGGAGTGAGAGTTGTATGAGCTACATACGGAACGTGGACTTGTCGACTTGCTGGCAGTGCTGGGGGCAGCGCTCGGGGTACTCGGTGGGGCCGAAGAGGCAGGGGCAGGCCTGCATCTTGCCGCACACGTCGCGGCAGAAGGCGGCCACTTGCGCCGCCGTTGTCGCGATGGGCACGTATGCGTGGTACGTGCTTGACTTCAGCCTGGAAACAAATTATGAATTAACCAATTATTGTTTTGAATTATTCTAAccgcgcggtctacacaactttgacaccctatctccagttacccgtgagcATGATGcgtgtaactgcgtcgaaatattgggagctcaaaaacaatataaaaggttatCATACCAATTATTATCAAGTATAGGATAGGCCTTCaaattttcattgttatttgAGGTCAAAATGACGTTGATCCGGCATTAGTATTAATAGGAAGTCTGACTGTAGAGTGAACTCAATCTGAGACCTAACGAGCAATAAGCTCTTTGaacaaaattactaatttattaCAACTTGGAGTTTAAAACATGAATCCTTATGATTTAATATCTACTTACTTAGCTCTCAGCATCTCAAGCCTCATCCCATCTTCCGGTGGGCCCTCAGTCTCCCAATCTTTGAGCAGTTTAGCGGGCTTATATGACGCCGATATCATCTTATTTAGAACCTCTTTCAGCACTAAAGATAAAGGTCCCGGCCCAACATGCTTCGGGAGCTGTGACAACTTGTTCCTGCTTATCGTCGGACCGGCATAACATTTGTAGTTGAAGAAAATTCTCTCACACCACTCATCTGTGGACTTCTTGAGATCGTCCTTAGGTTTAACTTCTTCCACCGGTTTAGGAGGCTCTTTTACAGCGTTTATATCAGGGATATGTAACTCGTAGTTGTTACTATCGCACCATCCTACGGGGAAAAGCAAATCACTGTTCTGAGCATACCAGAATTTCTCCTGTATAGGGATTAACTCTACGCACACCATATGTTCTATAATAGAGTCTATGGTAGCGACGTGGATTTCTTCATGATTTTGAGGATTTACGGCTTCTAATTTCATGTTTAGCTCCATTCCTTTTAAAGGTTGCTTTGTGCCGAAGCAGTATTCGGGAGCAGGAACTGAAGATGTCATTGAGAGGTATTCATCCCAGTCGAAAGGTCCTTCCTTCCAAACTTTAGGTggtttgaagttgaagttgtttttcTTGGCCCAGCCTATGGGGTAGATGTATGGGTGCATGGAGTCGCAGAGCCAGGCAGTTTTCGTGTCTTCGTAATCGTCTGCGTGGTCGTCGATGACGACAAGGAAGTGGAAATTGTTGAAGACCTTAAGTACAGTGGCTGGTCGAATAGTTTTCATGTCTTGTGGGTCTAACGCTTCGACCTTCATGCCGCTTACAAAGTTGTGGGATTCCATGCTTGGATTTGGCTGCGAAAAGTGATTAGTTGTTTTTAGTATCTATTATAGTGTCTTAAGCGAATTGCAACTTTATTGCGGCGTAATAAAGTTCAAAAAAATTTACAAGTAAAATAGTTTTGCAGAGTTTAAAAGTGAGAATCATGAAATAATTCAAACATATGTGGCACTCTGATTTCAATATCTTTTAAAGGATgcaatattttaatgaaaagatCGAACAGCAAAGCTGATTGCGCAGTCATAAAGTTGCTGCTCAGCATACTTTTTATCCAAGACAGTATGGCGCTTTAATTATTTTGTCaggatttttatatttaagtaagtatttcTAATGTATTGGAGTAGCTGTAACGCGGTTATTAGCCTAGCGGTGTGCAAGCGAGACAGCGCTAGAAATGTCTATAGCGTTATCTCACTAGCATGCCGTCACCGCGTTCTGTTGAAGCGCCTGTGTAATGGTGCTTCCTCGCTAGTTGTTATATCACATGGTGTGACAGGTACAACATGATACTATTAATAGTGTTGTCTCTGTCACACAGTGTTATATAATACACAATGTGGGCGCTCTACACTTTTATGTTACCTGGAACAGGTCAGGTGGCGTCGGTTCCTTGATGGACTCTTCAGCACTCTGCCTCAGCTGCGTGCTCAGCTTGTTCTTACAGGAGAACTTGTTCACCTTGCCAGGGTACTTAAATTGCCATGGTGAGCCCTGCAAatagttatattattttataaaacggTTTTGTAAATCACTCGTGACGCATGcgtaaaaatggcaaaaataacGGCGTGGGCACAAGAATTTTTTATGCCTGAGAACATAACAAATGACAACCTGTAGAAGCTGTAGATAGGTTGTAATAGGTAATTTGCTATCTGTCATTTAAATTTGGTAAACGATGAACCAAATACCCTgtgtgtattaatattatatgattacatacacacaaccaCGAAACACTGTCCTGTTGTCTCTTTTCTTGTTGTTTTTGTCATCTTTTCCTGTTTTTATTCTAAACGACAATGCTGACAAAATAGTGtttgataataatattatccCACCCTATAAACTATACCGCACCCTCCATAGTTTATGTTACAGACTACGACAGGTACTTCACTATGTCACATGCG
It contains:
- the LOC133519270 gene encoding scm-like with four MBT domains protein 2; its protein translation is MEEFDWNNYLEANKSIAVPEELFSHVEASLYNGIKQGMLLEVCHKNNPDIYWIAEITMVCGHLLRIKFIGADTDFWCDISKTKVHPLGWCGKYDELIEPPDEINEKYGDTIIDIMKNALLDGQSVCIEALNNKGLSPIDRIKTGMKVEVQNIIDPYRYWSGTVSENVGGRLLVRYDGADDDLAPLWIFCSNPRLSPFGYVTNKGSPWQFKYPGKVNKFSCKNKLSTQLRQSAEESIKEPTPPDLFQPNPSMESHNFVSGMKVEALDPQDMKTIRPATVLKVFNNFHFLVVIDDHADDYEDTKTAWLCDSMHPYIYPIGWAKKNNFNFKPPKVWKEGPFDWDEYLSMTSSVPAPEYCFGTKQPLKGMELNMKLEAVNPQNHEEIHVATIDSIIEHMVCVELIPIQEKFWYAQNSDLLFPVGWCDSNNYELHIPDINAVKEPPKPVEEVKPKDDLKKSTDEWCERIFFNYKCYAGPTISRNKLSQLPKHVGPGPLSLVLKEVLNKMISASYKPAKLLKDWETEGPPEDGMRLEMLRAKLKSSTYHAYVPIATTAAQVAAFCRDVCGKMQACPCLFGPTEYPERCPQHCQQVDKSTFHNGTERRGRPKGSLNGRKKKKKPAPEKKEKEQRPQETESNKDGESVGDEHSAGSTPPSESGTRPNSPDSDYKRTQRRKRESKNNYPKLEMKTRGAKLPNFAQQMKESHWNKKDVETIYSSSANKKQQDSDSENESNDTSSNSRDAKNISDVSDSEEPELKKLKFTTYDPLPSDNKMFEKNTAASWIKGKLKLSPNPLDWSVDDVYAYLSSTDDCKVLADKMREEEIDGEAFVMLDLTTIRELLHMKKEFAVLLCKHITKIKWYYLDNYEDNSES